In Herbaspirillum seropedicae, a single window of DNA contains:
- the alaS gene encoding alanine--tRNA ligase, whose amino-acid sequence MNSAEIRDKFLKFFESKEHTIVRSSSLVPGNDPTLLFTNSGMVQFKDVFLGTDKRNYVRAASVQRCLRAGGKHNDLENVGYTARHHTFFEMLGNWSFGDYFKRESLKWAWELLTQVYGLPADKLWATVYQTDDEAYDIWTKDIGLPPERVVRIGDNKGAPYASDNFWQMAETGPCGPCSEIFYDHGPDVWGGPPGSPDADGDRYIEIWNNVFMQFDRQLDPATGEYTLTPLPAPCVDTGMGLERLAAILQHVHSNYEIDLFQALIKAAARETGETDLSNASLRVIADHIRATSFLIVDGVIPGNEGRGYVLRRIIRRALRHGHKLGQTKPFFHKLVKDLVVQMGAAYPELPEAAERVEMVLKQEEERFGETLEHGMKILEAALAANTGKLDGETAFTLYDTYGFPLDLTADICRERNVELDEAGFTAAMERQKSAARAAGKFKMAAAIEYTGDKTRFVGYESLAQSAKVVALYVAGSPVQKIEAGQDAIVVLDTTPFYAESGGQCGDAGALEAANGLFAVADTQKIQAEVFGHHGQLIKGSLAVGDAVQAKVDADQRARTMRNHSATHLMHKALREVLGSHVSQKGSLVDADKTRFDFSHNAPMTAEEIRRVEEIVNREVLANVATGAQLMGYDDAIAAGAMALFGEKYGDQVRVLSIGTSTELCGGTHVTRTGDIGLFKIVSEGGVAAGIRRVEAVTGEGALALVQSLSSRVAEAAAALKTQPEELLPRIGQVQDQVKALEKELASLKSKLASSQGDELVNQAVDINGIKVLAATLEGADVATLRETMDKLKDKLKTAAIVLGSVKDGKVSLIAGVTADATAKVKAGELVNFVAQQVGGKGGGRPDMAQAGGTEPAALPGALQGVAGWVQSKL is encoded by the coding sequence ATGAACTCAGCCGAAATTCGCGACAAGTTTCTGAAATTCTTTGAATCCAAAGAACACACCATCGTCCGCTCCTCCAGCCTGGTGCCGGGCAATGACCCGACCCTGCTGTTCACCAATTCGGGCATGGTTCAGTTCAAGGACGTGTTCCTGGGCACCGACAAGCGCAACTACGTGCGCGCGGCCTCCGTGCAGCGCTGCCTGCGCGCCGGCGGCAAGCATAACGACCTGGAAAACGTCGGCTACACCGCGCGTCACCATACCTTCTTCGAGATGCTGGGCAACTGGTCCTTCGGCGACTACTTCAAGCGTGAATCGCTGAAGTGGGCCTGGGAGCTGCTGACCCAGGTCTACGGCCTGCCGGCCGACAAGCTCTGGGCCACCGTCTACCAGACCGACGACGAAGCCTACGACATCTGGACCAAGGACATCGGCCTGCCGCCGGAGCGCGTGGTGCGCATCGGCGACAACAAGGGCGCACCCTATGCCTCGGACAACTTCTGGCAGATGGCCGAGACCGGTCCCTGCGGTCCCTGTTCCGAAATCTTCTACGACCACGGTCCGGACGTTTGGGGCGGTCCCCCGGGCAGCCCCGACGCCGACGGCGATCGCTACATCGAGATCTGGAACAACGTGTTCATGCAATTCGACCGCCAGCTCGACCCGGCCACCGGCGAATACACCCTGACCCCGCTGCCGGCCCCTTGCGTGGATACCGGCATGGGCCTGGAGCGCCTGGCCGCGATCCTGCAGCACGTGCACAGCAACTACGAGATCGACCTGTTCCAGGCGCTCATCAAGGCCGCCGCCCGCGAAACCGGCGAGACCGATCTGTCCAACGCCTCGCTGCGCGTGATCGCCGACCACATCCGTGCGACCTCCTTCCTGATCGTCGACGGCGTCATCCCCGGCAATGAAGGCCGTGGCTACGTCCTGCGCCGCATCATCCGCCGCGCGCTACGTCATGGCCACAAGCTGGGCCAGACCAAGCCCTTCTTCCACAAGCTGGTCAAGGACCTGGTGGTGCAGATGGGTGCGGCCTATCCGGAACTGCCGGAAGCCGCCGAGCGCGTCGAGATGGTCCTGAAGCAGGAAGAAGAACGTTTCGGCGAAACGCTGGAACACGGCATGAAGATCCTGGAAGCCGCGCTGGCCGCCAACACCGGCAAGCTGGATGGCGAAACCGCCTTCACCCTGTACGACACCTACGGCTTCCCGCTGGACCTGACCGCCGACATCTGCCGCGAGCGCAATGTCGAGCTGGATGAAGCGGGCTTTACCGCCGCCATGGAACGCCAGAAGAGCGCCGCCCGCGCCGCCGGCAAATTCAAGATGGCCGCGGCCATCGAATACACCGGCGACAAGACCCGCTTCGTCGGCTACGAATCGCTGGCGCAGTCGGCCAAGGTGGTGGCCCTGTACGTGGCCGGCAGCCCGGTGCAGAAGATCGAGGCCGGCCAGGACGCCATCGTGGTGCTGGACACCACGCCGTTCTACGCCGAATCCGGCGGCCAGTGCGGCGACGCCGGTGCGCTGGAAGCGGCCAATGGCCTGTTCGCCGTGGCGGACACGCAAAAGATCCAGGCCGAGGTGTTCGGCCACCACGGTCAACTGATCAAGGGCAGCCTGGCCGTCGGCGACGCCGTCCAAGCCAAGGTCGATGCCGACCAGCGCGCCCGCACCATGCGCAACCACTCGGCCACCCACCTGATGCACAAGGCCCTGCGCGAAGTGCTGGGTTCGCATGTGTCGCAGAAGGGGTCGCTGGTCGATGCCGACAAGACCCGTTTCGACTTCAGCCACAACGCCCCGATGACCGCCGAGGAAATCCGTCGTGTGGAAGAGATCGTCAACCGCGAAGTGCTGGCCAACGTGGCCACCGGCGCGCAACTGATGGGCTACGACGACGCCATCGCCGCCGGCGCCATGGCGCTGTTCGGCGAGAAGTACGGCGACCAGGTGCGCGTGCTTTCCATCGGCACCTCCACCGAACTGTGCGGCGGTACCCACGTGACGCGTACCGGTGATATTGGCCTCTTCAAGATCGTCTCGGAAGGCGGCGTTGCGGCCGGCATCCGTCGCGTCGAAGCTGTCACCGGCGAAGGTGCGCTGGCGCTGGTGCAATCGCTGTCGAGCCGCGTGGCCGAAGCCGCTGCGGCGCTCAAGACCCAGCCGGAAGAACTGCTGCCGCGCATCGGCCAGGTGCAGGATCAGGTCAAGGCGCTGGAAAAGGAACTGGCTTCACTCAAGTCCAAGCTGGCTTCCAGCCAGGGCGACGAGCTGGTCAACCAGGCGGTCGACATCAACGGCATCAAGGTGCTGGCGGCCACGCTGGAAGGCGCCGATGTGGCGACCCTGCGCGAGACCATGGACAAGTTGAAGGACAAGCTCAAGACCGCCGCCATCGTGCTGGGCAGTGTCAAGGATGGCAAGGTCAGCCTGATCGCTGGCGTGACCGCTGATGCGACCGCCAAGGTCAAGGCTGGCGAGCTGGTCAACTTCGTCGCCCAGCAGGTCGGCGGCAAGGGGGGCGGTCGTCCGGACATGGCCCAGGCGGGCGGCACCGAGCCGGCAGCCCTGCCGGGCGCGCTGCAAGGCGTGGCGGGCTGGGTCCAGTCCAAGCTGTAA
- a CDS encoding FMN-binding glutamate synthase family protein, with protein MWANRYLAFWAALVLTAILLALAASHQLGWGWGLIPLALTAVGLHDLLQKRHAVLRNYPIIGHFRFMFEAIRPELRQYFFEDEMDGRPFSRKKRSIVYQRAKAEVDSRPFGTELDMQQAGHEWIGHSLSPTKIASHDFRVIVGADRAQPYSMSVFNVSAMSFGSLSANAIRALNQGAKKGNFAHDTGEGSVSEYHREFGGDLVWQIASGYFGCRNADGSFNDEKFTAQAQSPQIKMIEVKLSQGAKPGHGGVLPAAKITPEIAATRGIPMGVDCISPAVHSSFSTPIGLLEFIEKLRGLSGGKPVGIKLCVGHPWEFFGIAKAMLKTDIVPDFITVDGSEGGTGAAPLEFVDHVGMPLQEGLVMVHNTLVGIGLRDKVKIGASGKIITAFDVARTLALGADWCNSARGFMFALGCIQSQSCHTDRCPTGVATQNADRARALVVPDKAERVFRFHQSTLHALQELVQAAGLPHTSALRPHHIVRRINDHEIQLMSNVLKYLQPNDLLDGNYRYRVYEKFWPIARAESFHPEF; from the coding sequence ATGTGGGCAAACCGCTATCTGGCCTTCTGGGCTGCACTCGTTCTCACCGCAATACTGCTGGCGCTGGCCGCCAGCCACCAACTGGGCTGGGGCTGGGGGCTGATCCCGCTGGCGCTCACGGCCGTGGGCCTGCATGACCTGCTGCAGAAACGCCATGCGGTACTGCGCAACTATCCCATCATCGGCCACTTCCGCTTCATGTTCGAAGCCATCCGGCCTGAACTGCGTCAGTATTTCTTCGAAGACGAGATGGATGGCCGCCCCTTCTCGCGCAAGAAGCGCAGCATCGTCTACCAGCGCGCCAAGGCCGAGGTCGACAGCCGCCCCTTCGGCACCGAACTGGACATGCAGCAGGCCGGCCATGAATGGATAGGCCACTCGCTGTCGCCGACCAAGATCGCCAGCCATGATTTCCGCGTCATCGTCGGGGCGGACCGGGCCCAGCCCTACTCGATGTCAGTCTTCAATGTCTCGGCGATGAGCTTTGGTTCGCTCTCGGCCAACGCCATCCGGGCGCTCAACCAGGGCGCCAAGAAAGGCAACTTCGCCCACGACACCGGCGAAGGCTCGGTCTCCGAATACCACCGCGAATTCGGCGGCGACCTGGTCTGGCAGATCGCCTCGGGCTACTTCGGCTGCCGCAATGCCGATGGCAGTTTCAACGACGAGAAATTCACGGCGCAAGCGCAATCGCCGCAGATCAAGATGATCGAGGTGAAGCTCTCGCAAGGCGCCAAACCCGGCCACGGCGGCGTGCTGCCGGCCGCCAAGATCACCCCGGAAATCGCCGCCACGCGCGGCATTCCCATGGGGGTGGACTGCATCTCGCCGGCCGTGCACTCGTCCTTCTCCACCCCCATCGGTCTGCTGGAATTCATCGAGAAGCTGCGCGGCCTGTCCGGCGGCAAGCCGGTCGGCATCAAGCTGTGCGTGGGCCACCCCTGGGAATTCTTCGGCATCGCCAAGGCCATGCTGAAGACCGACATCGTGCCGGACTTCATCACCGTGGATGGCTCCGAAGGCGGAACCGGCGCGGCCCCGCTGGAATTCGTCGACCACGTCGGCATGCCGCTGCAGGAGGGGCTGGTCATGGTGCATAACACGCTGGTGGGAATTGGCCTGCGCGACAAGGTCAAGATCGGCGCCAGCGGCAAGATCATCACCGCCTTCGACGTGGCGCGCACGCTGGCGCTGGGGGCGGACTGGTGCAATTCGGCGCGCGGCTTCATGTTCGCGCTGGGCTGCATCCAGTCGCAGAGCTGCCACACTGACCGCTGCCCCACCGGCGTGGCCACCCAGAACGCCGACCGGGCCCGCGCCCTGGTGGTGCCGGACAAGGCCGAGCGCGTCTTCCGCTTCCACCAGAGCACCCTGCACGCGCTGCAGGAGCTGGTGCAGGCGGCCGGCCTGCCGCATACCTCGGCGCTGCGCCCGCATCACATCGTGCGGCGCATCAACGACCATGAAATCCAGCTCATGTCCAACGTCCTGAAATACCTGCAGCCCAATGACTTGCTGGACGGCAATTATCGCTATCGGGTCTATGAAAAGTTCTGGCCCATCGCCCGGGCAGAAAGCTTCCATCCGGAATTCTGA
- a CDS encoding glutamine--tRNA ligase/YqeY domain fusion protein: MSNELKNGHTPAPSTNFLRGIIESDLVSGVYAQRSNREGEALPQVVTRFPPEPNGYLHIGHAKSICLNFGLAADYAGRCHMRFDDTNPEKEEQEYVDTILDSVKWLGFSWEHEGKSHLYYASNYFDVMYACAQALIRKGLAYVDEQNAEQMRENRGTLTEPGKNSPWRDRPAEESLRLFEEMRDGKHPDGSMILRAKIDMASPNMNLRDPAIYRIRHATHHNTGDKWRVYPMYTFAHPIEDALENISHSICTLEFEDQRPFYDWLLEQLAEEGFFKKPLPHQYEFARLNLTYIITSKRKLRQLVDEKIVSGWDDPRMPTIVGLRRRGYTPEAIRLMCDRTGASKNNSWIDFSVLEGALREDLDPKAPRAVAVLRPLKLIIDNFPEGVSIDCSAPVYPPAHPEHDTAHRHFPITKELWIEREDFMEEPTKGYFRLFPGNKVRLRYGYVVECTGCDKDEHGNVIAVHCNYFEDSKSGTEGSSNYKVKGNLHWVSAEHALATEVRLYDRLFSDPHPDAGGKDFLAALNPNSKEVITAYLEPTLKTAQPGEIYQFERHGYFVADRVDSTAGQPIFNRAVTLKDSWGK, from the coding sequence ATGAGCAACGAACTGAAAAACGGACATACCCCTGCCCCCTCCACCAATTTCCTGCGCGGCATCATCGAATCCGACCTGGTCTCGGGCGTCTACGCCCAGCGCAGCAACCGTGAAGGCGAAGCCCTGCCGCAGGTGGTGACCCGTTTTCCGCCCGAACCCAACGGCTACCTGCACATCGGCCACGCCAAGTCGATCTGCCTGAACTTCGGCCTGGCCGCTGACTACGCCGGCCGCTGCCACATGCGCTTCGACGACACCAATCCCGAGAAGGAAGAACAGGAATACGTCGACACCATCCTGGACTCGGTCAAGTGGCTGGGCTTCTCCTGGGAGCATGAAGGCAAGTCGCACCTGTATTACGCCAGCAACTATTTCGACGTCATGTACGCCTGCGCCCAGGCCCTGATCCGCAAGGGCCTGGCCTACGTGGACGAGCAGAACGCCGAGCAGATGCGCGAGAACCGCGGCACCCTGACCGAACCCGGCAAGAATTCCCCCTGGCGCGACCGCCCAGCGGAGGAATCGCTGCGCCTGTTCGAGGAAATGCGCGACGGCAAGCATCCGGACGGCTCCATGATCCTGCGCGCCAAGATCGACATGGCCAGCCCCAACATGAACCTGCGCGATCCGGCCATCTACCGCATCCGCCACGCCACCCACCACAACACCGGCGACAAGTGGCGCGTGTACCCGATGTACACCTTCGCGCATCCCATCGAAGACGCGCTGGAAAACATCTCGCACTCCATCTGCACCCTGGAATTCGAAGACCAGCGCCCGTTCTACGACTGGCTGCTGGAACAGCTGGCCGAGGAAGGCTTCTTCAAGAAGCCGCTGCCCCATCAATACGAATTCGCCCGCCTGAACCTGACCTACATCATCACCAGCAAGCGCAAGCTGCGCCAGCTGGTCGATGAAAAGATCGTCTCCGGCTGGGACGACCCGCGCATGCCCACCATCGTCGGCCTGCGCCGCCGTGGCTACACGCCCGAGGCGATCCGCCTGATGTGCGACCGCACCGGCGCCTCCAAGAACAACAGCTGGATCGACTTCAGCGTGCTCGAAGGCGCCCTGCGCGAAGACCTCGACCCCAAGGCCCCGCGCGCGGTGGCCGTGCTGCGTCCCTTGAAGCTGATCATCGACAACTTCCCCGAAGGCGTCTCCATCGATTGCAGCGCCCCGGTCTATCCGCCCGCGCATCCGGAACACGACACCGCGCACCGCCACTTCCCGATTACCAAGGAACTGTGGATCGAGCGCGAAGACTTCATGGAAGAACCAACCAAGGGCTACTTCCGTCTCTTCCCCGGCAACAAGGTGCGCCTGCGCTACGGCTACGTGGTCGAATGCACCGGCTGCGACAAGGATGAACACGGCAACGTCATCGCCGTGCACTGCAACTACTTCGAAGACAGCAAGAGCGGCACCGAAGGCAGTTCCAACTACAAGGTCAAGGGCAACCTGCACTGGGTCAGCGCCGAACACGCCCTGGCCACCGAGGTGCGCCTGTACGACCGCCTGTTCTCGGACCCGCATCCGGACGCGGGGGGCAAGGACTTCCTGGCGGCCCTGAATCCGAACTCCAAGGAAGTCATCACCGCCTACCTGGAGCCGACCCTCAAGACCGCCCAGCCGGGCGAGATCTACCAGTTCGAACGCCACGGCTACTTCGTGGCCGACCGCGTCGATTCGACCGCCGGCCAGCCGATCTTCAACCGCGCCGTGACACTCAAGGACAGCTGGGGCAAGTAA
- a CDS encoding sensor histidine kinase, translating into MSSPDTSVSPRIILLLRELARALLPTLLINLMCALAVTYLLRIGDGFYENLQISMCIGLLAMLLINGARLLIWGDDEPNKLGFAVLLAVLAPLAVLLGRVLATLLLGQPVVSLVPEHSDNIIAVMVLTFLVCFGATVFFWNRQKMATLQAHASEVEKHAVLAQLQTLQAQIEPHMLFNTLATLQSLISTDPLQAELMLNQLVQYLRTTLSASRADSCSLQQEFDLIKAYLGLMSLRMGLRLSYTLQLPSHLGRLRLAPMLLQPLVENAIKHGLEPKVDGGNCTVRAAVHNDMLVLSVLDTGVGLPTSVSLNQPPAQKEPVIGMHFGLDNIRERLSTLYGPLAELIITHNVPAGAMAQITIPLKSLKSAHRSGKAGRSPAL; encoded by the coding sequence ATGAGTTCACCAGACACTTCCGTTTCGCCCCGTATCATCCTGCTGCTGCGCGAGCTGGCCCGCGCCCTGCTGCCCACGCTGCTGATCAACCTGATGTGCGCGCTGGCCGTGACCTACCTGCTGCGCATCGGCGACGGCTTCTATGAAAACCTGCAGATATCGATGTGCATCGGCCTCTTGGCGATGTTGCTGATCAATGGCGCGCGCCTGCTGATCTGGGGGGACGATGAGCCCAACAAGCTCGGCTTCGCCGTGCTGCTGGCCGTGCTGGCGCCGCTGGCGGTGCTGCTGGGACGGGTGCTGGCCACCCTGCTGCTGGGTCAGCCCGTGGTGAGCCTGGTGCCCGAGCACAGCGACAACATCATTGCGGTCATGGTGCTGACCTTCCTGGTCTGCTTTGGCGCCACGGTGTTCTTCTGGAATCGCCAGAAGATGGCCACCCTCCAGGCCCACGCCAGCGAAGTCGAGAAGCATGCCGTGCTGGCCCAGCTGCAGACGCTGCAGGCGCAGATCGAACCGCACATGCTGTTCAACACCCTGGCTACCTTGCAATCGCTCATCAGCACCGATCCGCTGCAGGCCGAGCTGATGCTCAACCAGCTGGTGCAATACCTGCGCACCACCCTGTCGGCCTCGCGTGCCGACAGTTGCTCGCTGCAACAGGAATTCGACCTGATCAAGGCCTACCTGGGCCTGATGTCGCTGCGCATGGGCCTGCGCCTGTCCTACACCCTGCAACTGCCGTCGCACCTGGGCCGGCTGCGCCTGGCGCCGATGCTGTTGCAGCCGCTGGTGGAAAACGCCATCAAGCATGGCCTGGAACCCAAGGTGGACGGCGGCAACTGCACCGTACGCGCAGCGGTCCACAACGACATGCTGGTGCTGAGCGTGCTCGACACCGGCGTGGGCCTGCCCACCAGCGTGAGCCTGAACCAACCGCCCGCGCAGAAGGAACCGGTCATCGGCATGCATTTCGGGCTGGACAACATCCGCGAGCGCCTGTCCACCCTCTACGGCCCGCTGGCCGAGCTGATCATCACCCACAACGTCCCCGCCGGCGCGATGGCGCAGATCACCATCCCGCTCAAGTCGCTCAAGAGCGCCCACCGCAGCGGCAAAGCGGGCCGCTCGCCCGCGCTGTAA
- a CDS encoding 2TM domain-containing protein, with amino-acid sequence MPDIAPTPTDPDYACAERRVARQLGFLRHLALYLAVNAGLVLLNLLDRQDHWWSLGPLLGWGIGVLFHALSVFARFPAGIRQAMIARELRRR; translated from the coding sequence ATGCCCGACATCGCTCCCACCCCGACCGATCCTGACTACGCCTGCGCCGAGCGCCGTGTGGCCCGGCAACTGGGTTTCCTGCGCCACCTGGCGCTCTACCTGGCCGTCAATGCCGGGCTGGTCCTGCTCAATCTGCTGGACCGTCAAGACCATTGGTGGAGCCTGGGGCCTCTACTTGGCTGGGGAATCGGGGTACTATTCCACGCCTTGAGCGTATTCGCACGCTTTCCCGCCGGCATCAGGCAGGCGATGATCGCGCGCGAACTGCGCCGCCGCTGA
- a CDS encoding LytR/AlgR family response regulator transcription factor, whose translation MAVSALIAEDEPLLARALQNTLQRCWPELETPRLAANGVQALEMALESLPDVLFLDIRMPGHSGLEVARELAEQWPQRQPFPLIVFVTAYDEHALEAFERAAIDYLLKPVNEERLGKTVQRLRALLAQRAASSQELHLEQALAQLRQLVSADSPVAAAPPARLEVIRAAVGNRTRLIPVEEVIYFEATDKYVNVVTADGQALIRTSLRELIPQLDPGQFWQIHRGTVVQVRKVEAAVRDEAGKLSLQLRGRPERLAVSRLFAPLFRQM comes from the coding sequence ATGGCCGTATCCGCCCTCATCGCCGAAGACGAACCCCTGCTGGCGCGCGCCCTGCAGAACACCCTGCAACGTTGCTGGCCGGAACTGGAAACGCCGCGCTTGGCGGCCAATGGCGTGCAAGCCTTGGAGATGGCGCTGGAAAGCCTGCCGGACGTGCTTTTCCTGGACATCCGCATGCCCGGCCACAGCGGACTGGAGGTGGCGCGTGAGCTGGCCGAGCAATGGCCGCAGCGGCAGCCCTTCCCGCTGATCGTCTTTGTGACAGCCTATGACGAGCATGCGCTGGAAGCCTTCGAGCGCGCCGCCATCGACTACCTGCTCAAGCCGGTCAACGAAGAGCGCCTGGGCAAGACCGTGCAGCGCCTGCGCGCACTGCTGGCGCAACGCGCCGCCAGCAGCCAGGAGCTGCACCTGGAACAGGCCCTGGCGCAACTACGCCAGCTGGTCAGCGCCGACAGCCCGGTCGCGGCTGCGCCGCCGGCCCGTCTGGAGGTCATCCGCGCCGCCGTCGGCAACCGCACCCGCCTGATCCCGGTGGAAGAGGTGATCTACTTCGAAGCCACCGACAAGTATGTCAACGTCGTCACCGCCGATGGCCAGGCGCTCATCCGCACCAGCCTGCGCGAACTGATCCCGCAGCTGGACCCGGGCCAGTTCTGGCAGATCCACCGAGGCACCGTGGTCCAGGTGCGCAAGGTGGAGGCCGCCGTGCGCGACGAGGCCGGCAAGCTCTCCCTGCAACTGCGTGGCCGGCCCGAGAGGCTGGCGGTGAGCCGGCTGTTCGCCCCGCTGTTCAGGCAGATGTAG
- a CDS encoding NUDIX domain-containing protein yields MSQFKFCPVCAASLELRADEGEAGKVRLACPDGHWTHWDNPLPVLAALVEIDGKMLTARNAAWAEGRFALITGFMERDETPEQGIARELKEETDLDAQEIELIGVYEFMRKNELIIAYYVKASGSIRLSPELVEYRLTEAADLRPWPAGTGHAVADWMRRRGLDVQYVEFAGSSTPIATPQVLK; encoded by the coding sequence ATGAGTCAATTCAAGTTCTGCCCGGTCTGCGCAGCATCGCTGGAGCTGCGCGCCGATGAAGGCGAGGCTGGGAAAGTCCGGCTGGCCTGTCCCGATGGTCACTGGACGCATTGGGACAATCCCTTGCCGGTCTTGGCCGCGTTGGTCGAAATCGACGGCAAGATGCTCACTGCACGCAACGCCGCCTGGGCCGAAGGGCGCTTTGCCCTGATCACCGGTTTCATGGAACGCGACGAAACGCCCGAACAGGGCATCGCCCGCGAACTGAAGGAAGAGACCGACCTGGACGCCCAGGAGATCGAGCTCATCGGCGTCTATGAATTCATGCGCAAGAACGAGCTGATCATCGCCTACTACGTCAAGGCGAGCGGCTCGATCCGACTGTCGCCGGAACTGGTGGAATATCGGCTCACCGAGGCGGCCGACCTGCGTCCCTGGCCGGCCGGCACCGGCCATGCGGTGGCAGACTGGATGCGTCGGCGCGGGCTGGACGTCCAGTATGTCGAGTTTGCCGGCTCCAGTACGCCGATCGCTACCCCGCAGGTGCTGAAGTAA
- a CDS encoding sulfurtransferase TusA family protein: MAIQFHRELDARGLNCPLPILKTKKALADMASGQVLRVTATDTGSVRDFQAFAKQTGNDLLEQSQNDEHEFIFFMKRK, translated from the coding sequence ATGGCCATTCAATTTCACCGGGAACTCGATGCGCGCGGTCTGAACTGTCCGCTGCCCATCCTCAAGACCAAGAAGGCCCTGGCCGACATGGCCAGTGGACAGGTGCTCAGGGTGACCGCCACCGATACCGGTTCGGTGCGCGATTTCCAGGCCTTTGCCAAGCAGACCGGCAACGATCTGCTGGAGCAGTCGCAGAATGATGAGCACGAGTTCATCTTCTTCATGAAGCGCAAGTAA
- the ugpQ gene encoding glycerophosphodiester phosphodiesterase — MWPYPKILAHRGGGTLAPENTLAGFRAGLQYGYRAVEFDVMLTRDEVPILMHDPERGRTLPGSGKIAETDWAVLRELDAGTWRDPVFAGERLCTLEQALDFCQEHGIWMNVEIKPATPAAARRTAELTAQAVARRFARDAGAALPVLSSFSFEALLAVQETAPQLPRGFLVEVIPDDWQARLAQLQAVALHTNHKHLTPALAAAVKAAGYGLFCYTVNETARAAEITAWGVDAFCTDRIDLIPADPG, encoded by the coding sequence ATGTGGCCCTATCCCAAGATCCTGGCCCATCGCGGCGGCGGCACCCTGGCCCCGGAAAACACCCTGGCCGGCTTTCGCGCCGGGCTTCAATACGGTTATCGGGCGGTCGAGTTCGACGTCATGCTCACCCGCGACGAAGTCCCCATCCTCATGCACGACCCGGAGCGCGGTCGGACCCTGCCCGGCAGCGGCAAGATCGCCGAGACCGACTGGGCCGTGTTGCGCGAACTCGATGCGGGCACCTGGCGCGATCCGGTCTTTGCCGGCGAACGCCTCTGCACGCTGGAGCAGGCGCTGGACTTCTGCCAGGAGCACGGCATCTGGATGAACGTCGAGATCAAGCCGGCCACGCCAGCGGCCGCCCGCCGCACCGCCGAGCTGACCGCGCAGGCGGTGGCGCGGCGTTTCGCGAGGGACGCGGGCGCGGCGCTGCCGGTGCTGTCTTCGTTCTCCTTCGAGGCCCTGCTGGCGGTCCAGGAAACGGCGCCGCAACTGCCGCGCGGCTTCCTGGTGGAGGTGATCCCGGATGACTGGCAGGCGCGGCTGGCGCAATTGCAGGCCGTGGCGCTGCACACCAACCACAAGCATCTCACGCCGGCCCTGGCGGCCGCCGTCAAGGCGGCCGGCTACGGGCTGTTCTGCTACACCGTCAACGAGACGGCGCGTGCCGCCGAGATCACGGCCTGGGGCGTGGACGCCTTCTGCACCGACCGCATCGATCTGATCCCGGCCGATCCAGGCTGA